GGGCCGCGCCGAATTCGACGAGATTAAACGTAACAACTTTCGTCGCGATTCGGCGAGGGGACCATGGCCACGATGACACAGCAACCGACAACCCTGACCACCAAGAACGGCAAGAGCTGGATCCGCCGTCCGACCAAGGGGCAGACCGACTGGCGCTTTTGGGTGCAATCGTTCTGGGTGGCCGTCACCATCTGGATCGGCTGGGAGTTCTACCAGTTTGTGAAATACTACGAGACCGGCGCGACCGGCCCAGCGCCGACACGCCCCCCCGGTGTCGAGGCGTTTCTGCCAATCTCCGGGTTGCTCGGTCTGCGCGATTGGTTCTTTAACGGCGTGCTCAACAATATCCATCCGGCCGCCACCATCATCCTCGGGCTGGCGCTGATCAGTTCGGCATTGTGGAAGAAATCGTTCTGCGGCTGGGTCTGTCCGGTCGGGTTCATCTCCGAAGCGGTGGCCGGCGCCGGCCGGGCGATGCATGGCTGGAAGGGAAAACTGCCGAAGTTTGTCGACTGGCCGTTGCGGTCGGTGAAGTACCTGCTTTTGCTGTTCTTTGTCTGGGCGATTTTCTTCCAAATGACGCGCGAGTCGCTGGCGCAATTCATCCAGTCACCCTACAATCGCGTTGCCGATATCAAGATGCTGCGGTTCTTCACGCACATCGATCCCTCTTCGCTTTACATCCTCCTCTCCCTGGTCGTCCTCGGCTTTCTGGTCAGCGGCTTCTGGTGCCGTTATCTGTGCCCGTATGGGGCGCTGGCGGGGCTGGCCAGTTTCGTCGCACCGTGGAAGATCACCCGGCAGGCATCGACCTGCATAGACTGCAACAAGTGCAACATTGCCTGCCCGGCGCACATTCCGGTGGCGCAACTGACACGGGTGCGCTCGGATGAATGCAACGCCTGCATGCAGTGTGTGGCGGTCTGCCCGAGCGTGAGCGCGCTGGAACTGTCGCTGCCCAAGGGACGCGCGCGCATGTCGAAGCAGGCGACCGCGGTGGCGGTGGTCGGGCTGTTCTGCATCGGCATCGGCGCGGCAATGGTCACCGGCAACTGGCAAA
This is a stretch of genomic DNA from bacterium. It encodes these proteins:
- a CDS encoding 4Fe-4S binding protein; translation: MATMTQQPTTLTTKNGKSWIRRPTKGQTDWRFWVQSFWVAVTIWIGWEFYQFVKYYETGATGPAPTRPPGVEAFLPISGLLGLRDWFFNGVLNNIHPAATIILGLALISSALWKKSFCGWVCPVGFISEAVAGAGRAMHGWKGKLPKFVDWPLRSVKYLLLLFFVWAIFFQMTRESLAQFIQSPYNRVADIKMLRFFTHIDPSSLYILLSLVVLGFLVSGFWCRYLCPYGALAGLASFVAPWKITRQASTCIDCNKCNIACPAHIPVAQLTRVRSDECNACMQCVAVCPSVSALELSLPKGRARMSKQATAVAVVGLFCIGIGAAMVTGNWQNSISSEEYRRRILEIDSPKYQHNRGEVPAYTPQD